Proteins encoded by one window of Anas platyrhynchos isolate ZD024472 breed Pekin duck chromosome 14, IASCAAS_PekinDuck_T2T, whole genome shotgun sequence:
- the POU4F3 gene encoding POU domain, class 4, transcription factor 3: protein MMAMNAKQPFTMHAALQEPKYSSLHSSSEAMRRVCLPAPQLQGNIFGSFDESLLARAEALAAVDIVSHGKSHPFKPDATYHTMSSVPCTSAAPAALPHPAALTSHPHHAAHPALDGDLLEHLSPSLAVGGLPEPPAVPAPLPPHPLGAMGHLAMGMGPPGGPAPPLPAAPPCLPDVESDPRELEAFAERFKQRRIKLGVTQADVGAALANLKIPGVGSLSQSTICRFESLTLSHNNMTALRPVLQAWLEEAEAAHRDRAAKPELFAGAERKRKRTSIAAPEKRSLEAYFALQPRPSSEKIAAIAEKLDLKKNVVRVWFCNQRQKQKRMKYSAVH from the exons ATGATGGCCATGAACGCCAAGCAGCCCTTCACCATGCACGCTGCCCTCCAGGAGCCCAAGTACTCCAGCCTGCACTCCAGCTCGGAGGCTATGCGCAGAGTTTGCCTCCCAGCCCCGCAG CTCCAGGGCAATATATTTGGAAGCTTTGATGAGAGCCTGCTGGCCCGCGCGGAGGCTCTGGCGGCTGTCGATATCGTCTCCCACGGCAAGAGCCACCCCTTCAAGCCGGACGCCACCTACCACACCATGAGCAGCGTCCCCTGCACCtcggccgcccccgccgccctgcCGCACCCCGCGGCGCTCACCTCGCACCCGCACCACGCCGCGCACCCGGCGCTGGACGGCGacctcctggagcacctctcgcCCTCGCTGGCCGTCGGCGGCCTGCCCGAGCCCCCGGCCGTGCCGGCGCCGCTGCCGCCGCACCCGCTGGGCGCCATGGGCCACCTGGCCATGGGCATGGGCCCGCCGGggggccccgcgccgccgctgCCCGCCGCGCCCCCCTGCCTGCCCGACGTGGAGTCCGACCCGCGCGAGCTCGAGGCCTTCGCCGAGCGCTTCAAGCAGCGCCGCATCAAGCTGGGGGTGACCCAGGCCGACGTGGGGGCGGCCCTGGCCAACCTGAAGATCCCGGGCGTGGGCTCGCTCAGCCAGAGCACCATCTGCCGCTTCGAGTCGCTGACGCTGTCGCACAACAACATGACGGCGCTGCGGCCGGTGCTGCAGGCCTGGCTGGAGGAGGCCGAGGCCGCGCACCGCGACCGCGCCGCCAAGCCCGAGCTCTTCGCGGGCGCCGAGCGCAAGCGCAAGCGGACCTCGATCGCCGCGCCCGAGAAGCGCTCGCTGGAGGCCTACTTCGCGCTGCAGCCGCGGCCGTCCTCCGAGAAGATCGCCGCCATCGCCGAGAAGCTGGACCTCAAGAAGAACGTGGTGCGCGTCTGGTTCTGCAACCAGCGCCAGAAGCAGAAGCGCATGAAGTACTCGGCCGTGCACTGa